The sequence CTTTCTATGGCCAATTCCAGTGATTGATCACTGTATAAAAAGCTAATCATTCCACTTTTTTTTACAATGGGCATATTAAGATAAAATGAATTTATAACATCAACTTTAATTTTAATTTCCCCAGAACATTCGATTCCCGAACCTGCTAATTGACCTAAGCCTTGTCTAGCTTTAAGCCCTCCCAATGCTAAATATCCACCTTTATTAAAAATAGGTAAGTAAACAGTTGCTCCCTCTGTTACATGGGGGCAGTCCATTTTTCCACCGTGTGATTGAGGAATGGCACATGCAATATTCTTTATGCTCGATCTTGGTGCCACTCCGATAATCGATAAAAAAGGGTTAAGACTTATTGCTAAATTACCCATCTTCGTATTCTCTCCATTTATACTATATCTATATACTTCGCTTTTATGTACTTTGGATCCTAAAACCCCTAATCCCTCTACAACTACTCCAATTCCTTTGTCGTCTAAACTTATATGGAGAATATTTACTTTTAGCATAGTTTGAGGAAGAGCTTGATGTATATAAAAAGGTCCTGTTACAGGATTCGTTTTGTCAAAGTTTATTTCTTCTATCTGATTAGTTTTACTCATTTGGTTATTAAATATATCTTTTACTTCAATAATAATAGTTTCCCCTGCTTCAATTGTTTCCACTGGAGGGTTGTCCACTCCAAAACTATAAACAACTTTATTTTCAAAAAGCATATTGACCACTCCTTTTAAGGAGATTATATCATAATTTTCTGGATAATTCTTTGAAAAAAAAGTGGCCCGGGGCCACTTTATAATATTTTGCTTAAAAACTCCTGGGTACGTTCATTTTTGGGGTTGGAGAATATCTCTATAGGGCATCCTTCTTCGACTATACACCCTTCATCAACATATACGACCCTATCTGCAACCTCTTTTGCAAAGCCCATCTCATGGGTAACTATTACCATGGTCATGCCTTCTTCGGCTAGATCTTTCATTACCTGCAAGACCTCACCGACGAGCTCAGGGTCCAAAGCTGATGTAGGTTCGTCAAATAACATTACTTCAGGTTCCATTGCTAGCGCTCTTGCTATGGCCACACGTTGCTGTTGTCCACCTGATAGCTGGGATGGATAAGAGTACGGTTTGTCGCTTAACCCAACTTTATCTAGTAAGTCTAAGGCCAGTTTTTTAGCCTCTTCCTTCTCCATCTTTTTTACTTGAGTTGGCCCCTCCATAACATTCTCCAATGCTGTCATATGGGGGAATAGGTTAAATCTTTGGAAAACCATACCT comes from Alkalicella caledoniensis and encodes:
- a CDS encoding acetamidase/formamidase family protein, which gives rise to MLFENKVVYSFGVDNPPVETIEAGETIIIEVKDIFNNQMSKTNQIEEINFDKTNPVTGPFYIHQALPQTMLKVNILHISLDDKGIGVVVEGLGVLGSKVHKSEVYRYSINGENTKMGNLAISLNPFLSIIGVAPRSSIKNIACAIPQSHGGKMDCPHVTEGATVYLPIFNKGGYLALGGLKARQGLGQLAGSGIECSGEIKIKVDVINSFYLNMPIVKKSGMISFLYSDQSLELAIERATNEVTSFLMDSFKISFNEAYHLTSVIGNLEIFQLVNPNITVGISFPERLFSDLGYF
- a CDS encoding amino acid ABC transporter ATP-binding protein, with product MIKISGLNKHFGKLHVLKDIDLTVDKSEVVVIIGASGSGKSTLLRCINYLEQFKKGKIVIDGEEILGLESKINKMRQKVGMVFQRFNLFPHMTALENVMEGPTQVKKMEKEEAKKLALDLLDKVGLSDKPYSYPSQLSGGQQQRVAIARALAMEPEVMLFDEPTSALDPELVGEVLQVMKDLAEEGMTMVIVTHEMGFAKEVADRVVYVDEGCIVEEGCPIEIFSNPKNERTQEFLSKIL